In the genome of Candidatus Binatia bacterium, the window CCCACTTGAGCGTCCTCGTCTCGCCGGGCATGACCAGCAATTCGGCGTTCTCCGAACCGAAGACTGCGAATCCGTGTGGGATATCCCAGTCCTGCTCGAGATTCGTGACGTGGAAGTACACCGTATCGCCGAGGCGGATGCCTTCGATGTTGTCTGGGGTGAAGTGACTGCGAATCGCGGTCAGGTATACATGGACCTCGTTGCCCCGCCGTTCCACTCGGGCTTCTTTTTCGCTCTTCACCGCATCGGGGTGATGATTCTTCTCGATCGGGTAGATCTTTGCCACCTTGTCCTTGATCAAGTTCGCTGGTAGCGCCTGCGCGTAGTGCGGTTCGCCGACGGTGGGAAAGTCGAGCAACAATTGCATTTTTTTGCCCGAGATGTCGTACAGTTGCGCCGACTGCGTGAGCTCTGGCCCGGTCGGTAGGTAGCGATCCTTCGTAATTTTGTTCATGGCCACTAAGTACTTGCCCCACGGCTTCTGTGAGTCGCCGCCCGGAATCATTAAGTGGCCAATGGAGTAGTAGGTCGGTACACGGTCCACCACTTGCCAAGTGCCCAGTTGCCACTTGACGACTTCGGAGCTGACAAAGCACGACGTGTAGGCAAAACCTTGTCCGTCAAACTCCGTGTGCAATGGCCCAAGGCAGGGCTTCTCGACCTCGCCGGCAATCGTCGCTTCGTAAGCCAACACAGGGATGCCCGCGACCTCGCCAGCAAATTTCTTCTCCGCAATCGCCTTCTGCATCTTGCTGAAGGAGTGCACAGGAATCACAGTGGCCAACTTCCCACCGCCGACGATGTATTCCCCCGACGGATCGACATCCACCCCATGAGGGGACTTCGGCGTTGGCAAATAATAGATCACACCTGGGCAGGCAGCCGCGTCGAGCACCGTCACTTCCCGCTTGACCTCGCTAACCGCGAGGTGACGCTCCTCGTCGTACACGTTGTGATAGTACTCCGCTGGCCACTGTTCGCCCTTGCCCTCCTTCAAACAATCCTCCGCTCGCCGCCAATTCACGGCTGCAGTAAAGTCTTTGTCGTTTTGCGAGGCACGGATCTCGAGCAGCGTGTGTGCTTGCTCTGTGTTGTAAGAGGTAAAAAAGCACCAACCGTACGACGGCCCTTTTCCACAGTGGGCCAAGTCGTAGTCGAAGCCCGGAACCAGCAACTGAAAGGCCAAATTCATCCGGCCGGACTCGGAGTCCACCGCGATAAAGTTCAACGTCCCCTTGAAGTTCTCCTTGTAGCTTTGAATCGGAACGTCGCGCTGTGGGATGGGCACCGAAAACCGCGTCGCGGAGACGACGTATTTCGTATCCGGCGTGACGAACGGCGAGGCATGGTTGCCCCCGGAGTTGGGAATTTCCAGGATCTCTACGGTTTGAAAGGTCCGCAAGTCGGTGCGACCGATGCGAGGCGTGTTGTTGGAATTTCCGAACAACCAACGCCCGTCCGGCACGCCGTTGGTCTGGGATAATTCGGGGTGGTGATAGTCATCCCAGGGGATGAAGCCATGAGAAGTCATGAGTAACGGCTTCGTCTCCTCGGAAAACCCGTAGCCGTTCTCCGGATTTACGGCGAAGACCGGAATCACGCGGAGCAACCTTCCGGACGGTAAACCGTAAACCGCCACCTGACCGGAAAAGCCACCCGACAAGAACGCGTAAAATTCATCGTGCTTTCCGGGTGGAACGTAAACCTTCTGGGCCGCATCCTGAGCCATGAATCCCTGGGTCGACACCTGCTGTTTGCAGCTTGTGCCCCCTGAAACTGCAAACACTGCTACCAAACCTAAAACGAAAGGCGCAGCTTCCTTTGCCGTCGCACGCTTGGGACACCTCCTACTCCGCATTACCGCGGCAAGTTGTGGCAATTTCGATGCCGCCAGGCCGGCTGCGGATCAGTGCCGCAGGGGCGCATCACCTGTTTGCTGAAGGTCCTCACCAGTTCGCAGAACTGCGGAAGGCGCCGCGCTGATCATCCCAAGTTCGCAACACAGGCACGCGGGCTCGCGCTTCGAACGCGCACACACACCGACGAGCTCCGGCAGCGGAAAAAGAGGCCAGGGGTGCGGGGCACGACCCGACAAATCAAGTCAGCCGGCTACCCGCAAGCGCGCGAAAAAGGGGCTAGGTCAAGAGTCGCCGTCCACCTGGCGGAAATATTCCAAGATGGCTCGCGCATCTTCTTGCGAAACGTTCTGGAAGGTCATCTGCGTCAGGTAGGTCGCCAGCAGCTCTCTCGCGGCTTCATCCTTTTGAGTCATCTCTACCGGATTCAGAATCATGTTCATGATCCACTCCGGTGCTCTTTTCTGCGTGACCCCCTTTAGTGGGGGTCCGACGAAGCGCTCATCGAAACGATGGCAAGCAGCACATTTTTGCTCGAATATCCCTCTTCCTTTCTCCGCTAAGGCTTTGTCCAAAGGCCCGAGCTGCACATTCTGAACCGGACCAATGCCCTTTCCCGAGTGGCCCGCAGGGGCGGACACTTGCGCCGCCGATGAAGACCCAGCTTGTGGCTCTTCCGAACGCGAACAACCGCCCACGGCCAGTAACAAGACACCGACGCTTACTAAGACCGAATAAGGCATGATCGTCTTTCCTTTCTCCGAATGCGCTGCCAGAGGTTCTCGAGGGCAGTTGCCCTCCAAAAAGCAACCCGCGTACCGCGAGAGCAGCATTTCTCCCACAGGGCGATACTCGGAAATCAATTCACGAGCATTGGAAGCTCGAGCGTTTTGCCATGCCTTGCACCTGAGCGTGCCACTTACCCAGACGCTGCGCCATCCGCTCCCGGAGCGACAGCGTGGCTGGTTTCAGGTGCGATTGATCAATGTGGCCGCCACCGCAGCACCAAACCCGTTGTCGATGTTTACCACGGTTACCCCAGCGGCACAGGAATTCAGCATTGCGAGCAAAGCTGCGAGCCCGCCGAAGCTCGCGCCGTAGCCGACGCTGGTTGGCACGGCAATCACCGGCCGATCAACCAAGCCCGCAACGACGCTGGGCAAAGCGCCTTCCATGCCAGCCACGACAATCAGAACCCGTGCGCGACGCAACGCATCCACGTGCGCCAACAAGCGATGCAACCCAGCAACCCCCACATCATGAATTCTTTGCACGCGGTTTCCAAAGAACTCGGCGGTGAGAGCAGCTTCTTCGGCCACCGGCAAATCCGCCGTCCCAGCCGCAACAACAACCACCTGTCCCTTGCTCGTCAGCCGCCGCTTTTTAGGCGCGATTGTCGCAACC includes:
- the nosZ gene encoding Sec-dependent nitrous-oxide reductase, which produces MAQDAAQKVYVPPGKHDEFYAFLSGGFSGQVAVYGLPSGRLLRVIPVFAVNPENGYGFSEETKPLLMTSHGFIPWDDYHHPELSQTNGVPDGRWLFGNSNNTPRIGRTDLRTFQTVEILEIPNSGGNHASPFVTPDTKYVVSATRFSVPIPQRDVPIQSYKENFKGTLNFIAVDSESGRMNLAFQLLVPGFDYDLAHCGKGPSYGWCFFTSYNTEQAHTLLEIRASQNDKDFTAAVNWRRAEDCLKEGKGEQWPAEYYHNVYDEERHLAVSEVKREVTVLDAAACPGVIYYLPTPKSPHGVDVDPSGEYIVGGGKLATVIPVHSFSKMQKAIAEKKFAGEVAGIPVLAYEATIAGEVEKPCLGPLHTEFDGQGFAYTSCFVSSEVVKWQLGTWQVVDRVPTYYSIGHLMIPGGDSQKPWGKYLVAMNKITKDRYLPTGPELTQSAQLYDISGKKMQLLLDFPTVGEPHYAQALPANLIKDKVAKIYPIEKNHHPDAVKSEKEARVERRGNEVHVYLTAIRSHFTPDNIEGIRLGDTVYFHVTNLEQDWDIPHGFAVFGSENAELLVMPGETRTLKWVPKAVGVYPFYCTDFCSALHQEMQGYVRVSAPTADVPLRYGTGK
- a CDS encoding cytochrome c, encoding MPYSVLVSVGVLLLAVGGCSRSEEPQAGSSSAAQVSAPAGHSGKGIGPVQNVQLGPLDKALAEKGRGIFEQKCAACHRFDERFVGPPLKGVTQKRAPEWIMNMILNPVEMTQKDEAARELLATYLTQMTFQNVSQEDARAILEYFRQVDGDS
- the larB gene encoding nickel pincer cofactor biosynthesis protein LarB; amino-acid sequence: MELKQLKALLQDVQEGRVSAGEAFERLKVLPFEDLEFAKVDHHRALRTGLPEVIFAPGKTAEHIVEIARSLQAKGHGVLITRVEPTIAAALQEALPLLQYHPLGRVATIAPKKRRLTSKGQVVVVAAGTADLPVAEEAALTAEFFGNRVQRIHDVGVAGLHRLLAHVDALRRARVLIVVAGMEGALPSVVAGLVDRPVIAVPTSVGYGASFGGLAALLAMLNSCAAGVTVVNIDNGFGAAVAATLINRT